AGGACAATTTAGATCAAATTAATGCAAATGTCTAGTTTTAAATTGTAGTTCTATTTCCTGAAGACCTACCATGTTTCTGTTGTATTCTTACAGTTGTTTAATGCCTGTCTCTTCTGTCTTTACTACTCGGTAACTAGATGATGGTTCTTTTTTTTTAGCTCAACTTTATATCCAAATTCCTCAGCTAAATGTTTATTTGTATTTTATTCATCTGTTCCCAATCTACTGATCATAGACTGTGAAGATTGAGCAATCATGCTCTCTTTGAACCTTGGACTGCCATATAGGCCATTCAGTTTAGTGTATCAATACATGAATGACACTAATTGAGtttctttttattgcatgatctgTGCATATTGACCATGTTTTTGGTTACTTTAAGTCACCTTATATGGCTATTCATATTATTTGGGGCTTGTTTGTGGTGACATATGATTGCTTTTCTTATCCATTTCAAATTTTGTTTGTATTCCTATGTTTTCATATATTGAATATTCTGAGTTATACTAGTCATATCAAGACCCATAAATTAGATATATTAGATTGATGAAATCAGGTCCTTtctgaaaataatttaaaaataaatgatggaAAATCAGGAAAattagaaagagaaaaaggaagataTGAAGTAAATTGGCAAAATGAAACCACTAAAGATCACAGTAAGGTCAATAAATTTTGGAAACCCTGCGTAACATTAAAGACAAACCATAATACTTGCTCGATGACCTACTCCTAGCTAAATAAGAAAAGCTATCCCCCATTCTACACATATATAATCCATGATAACTAAAGATGATGGTATAGCTTGTCAATTAGCTTGTAGGATGGAAGAGTACTTAATTTTGTGTTCCTGTTATAATGCAAACGAAGCTGCATTTTTCTTGTAAGTTGTGGAACTTAAATTTCCTAGTAAATGAAGGGTGCATTAATCCTTATGGCCACTATGCTAAATTGGTTAAATTGTTCTCATGAAGAAGTTTCTTTtggtcatatttgatgatttttaaAAGAGTTTTTTTATTTCTAACTATTTTAATCTTAAGCATttataaaaatatgttatataGATAGACTCTGTAGTTGTTGTTGTGATTATATGAGATTAGTTGATTAGAATTAGTGGGATGAGGAGAGGTAGAGCGAGAAGTAAGGATTTTTGTAGGAATGTACAAAGAGATTTGGGTGTTCTTAATTTAACAAGATGGAATAGATGCACATACTTGAcctaaatagttgggatattACGGTTTGTTATTGATCCTAGATGGACAGTTATCTTCCACTTCTACGTTTGATTGATTCAATCTGACATTTTCAGTTTGTAGGTCAAGCCAATAGTAGATTGTGGCGTCGGGTGCTCTTTGTCCTTTATGTAACttgtttttttatattattctGTAAGTTCCTTTGTTCTACATGCACAACCGTTCTATTATCTCATTTTGAGTATAGAATATTTCCTATGCTTTCCCTtttctgttttattttttatttttggcacTCTACACCCTACACTCTACACTCCACGAAAGTGCTGCAATGGTGATCAGTAACATGTAAGAAGAGCCTCTCACGGGATTGGTTGTTCAATGAAATATTCTAGTTACGCTTGGCTTCTGAGCTatgttccattttttttttctaaattctcCTTTAGAAAAAGTCATTCTCTGTTTTGCTATGAATAATATTCTTTAATTTCCTCTGTTTCGGCAGTTATAATTTTTTCCTAATATTTCATTTCGAGTGCAGAACGCTTCCtacacttcttttttccttttttctttttgcttttttggCGCTCTACACTCTGTACACAACAGAAGTACTGCTATGATGATCTGTAACATATAAGAAGCCTCTCTGTTCCTTTTTCCCCCTAAATTCTCCTTTAGAAAACAATTTTCCTTTATgtgacttttttttattttcattaatttCTTCTGTTTGTAGATAGATCAATTGTTCAAATATCTCATTTTGAGTATATAATGTTTCCCATACTTTtctttctgttttcttttttattttggcaCTCTACATTACACTCACACTGTACAAAAGAGTTGCTATGATGAGCTGTGACAAGTAAGAAGAGCATCTCACTCGATTGGTTCTTCAATGAGATATGCTAGTTATGCTTGGCTTCTGAGGTCAGTTCCTTGTTTACCCCCCACATTCTTTGTTTATAACTTAAATCAAAACTTTTCACTGATGGCGAATATTAATCATTGGGGAGTTGGGGATCAATGTTTAAAGCATGAGTTGATTTTTGTCTTGTGGCATCAAAACATTATCGCCCTATACTAATCTGTTATCTTGAttgcattttatttatttttctttgaacCATTCCGAGATCCTGTGACTAGTTTTGTATTTATGTTATATGAACTATTCCACCTCTCTTCTGCTATACTCCCACTGCTGATTTTGCATCTTAATGAATATAATTACTCAACCCAACAAACTTATGTAATATGAAATGTTCCATCTCCTGTTGCAGGTCACTGACAACCACTACAGGCCAGATCTGACCAACTCAGCTCTAGCGCGGCTGAGTGCGGTACATCGAAGCCTTAAGGTTGCCAAGTCTGGCGCAAAGAAGAGGAACAGGCAGGCTCTTAAAGTGAGAAACTAAATCAATGCTTGTGTCCATGGACGGTCTTATTTAGTTGTCCTTTATTTGGTTTTTGGTTCACTAAGTTTTAGTGGAAGAATTGCTGTCACCCGGAATTTTGATGACTGGTTTTCTATTGTTGATTTCATTGCAAGAGTTTTCATAATCTATTTTTATTTGAGATGACCTTTAATATTTGGCACATGATCTTGATACAAACAATATTTGGATAGTAAGTCTTGGCACATTATGATCTTTGTTCTTAAGAGCAAAGAATTGTTTTTGCTTCTTAAGCCATGATGAAGAGCCGTGTGTTTATGGAAACCTTGGACAATACCAAACCTTGAATATATCCTTCCCTTTCCTTTTCCTGCCTTCATCTTGTTAATGTTGTTATCGCTCGCTTCCTTCATCATTCTTTTATTTCGTAGGATGAAAGCAACTACCTCACTGAGTAAAAGAAGGACGGAGGAAATAGGCATGATCAACAAGGAAGAGTGACGACGGAGGAAATAAGCATGATCAACAAGGAAGAGTAGGGCCTCAGAATGATAGACATGGGGTAGAAGTGACAAATGTGATGGGAGGCTTCGTAGTTGTGGAATCGTCATTGCTCCACGGAGTTGAGAAAGAGTGAAGGCGACGGGTAGGGAAAGGACAGAGATGATAAATAGGTAAGTGTAGTGATGCCAACGGGGTGAAGATGATGATAAGAGACgcatatttttatcattataaaaacaTAATTATTTAGGAAAAATGAAAACATGAGATAGCGGACACTATCTAagtataaaaaaaagaaactttTTTAGAAAATCACACAACATAATTACAATGTCACTATTATTTTTATCTCTATAAGGACATAGATTAAATCTAAATATAGAGGGGCATAtgctaaaataattaatttccgaggttatatatatatatatatatatatatatatatatatacatatatcaaatAGGGCTAAATAATTTCTGTCTTTACGCCTTATTGAAacgatttatttatatgattgagTTAGACAATTGTCATTTCGACCCTAAACTCTTATGTGCTCTTCTTGCTACCTTGGAGACTGCCACGATCGATCGATTAATCAATCGATGAAGCCTGCCACGAAATGGGCTGAATCAAcattgataatgatgatgatggtggtaaTGCTGATGAGAAGGAGGAGGCGATGTTGGAGTTGTCGATGACTCCCAGCCCGTAGCAGATCTCTTGTTCTCGTTGTTCCAATTTGTGCAAATTTCTCTCTTCATTCATTAAGATCTTTATTCTTTTATTACTGTTTTTCTATATCGTCTCGTTTCCTGTTCTTTTTCAGGTTGATCATTTGTATGTTCGATGGGTGAGTGTTGTCGCTAGATTTCTCTACTCTCTATCTTTCAGCAAGCTTGTTGTCCATGGGATCTGGTAATTGCCAATTCAATTCTATTCGGTCTTTGAGTTCCTCTCTTAATTGAcataatttttttagtatttttctATCACTTTGTTTGTATAAGGTGTCATTTGGATTTTTTACGATATATAATCCAATATATTGGCTTTTAAATACATGAAACTTGAGTTTAAGAggattttttgaattatttttcaTGTTCTATGTGATAGAACATCACGATAGAAACACACATTGAATAATATCCTCATTTCTTCATATTCTTAATCGATCTATGATTTAAGGATCAATCACATATTTAAATAACTGATCTGATTGCGTGATTTGAGTGATTAATGGAAAAAAATCTCACATATAAAACCTATATAAATACACATCACCTCAATAAATAAAACTTCTTTTTCACAACATCTCAATTTTTTATGGTATCATAGCTCCTTATACTTTGAACAAAACTTCTCTTTTCTCGACGATAACAATCTCTCTTCTCCTCTTATCATTGTGTCCTGATTTTGCTTGACGACAACGATCCCTCTTTGACAACATCTCAATTCTTCACATTATTATTTGAATTCCTTTCATTATAAGCCTATGAGTTGCTATGTTAATGAATTTGAACCATTAATCCAAACAGCTTAAGTTCAAATTCATGATAATATCTCATCAAATTCCTTTAAGTCAGTCCAATTTTTTTTTCATGGAACTAAACTTAGGGCGCTACAGTTATAATTATCATATGCAGGAAGGGCTACAATATCATAATATGACTTCCAAAACTGAAGATTGATTGCATAAGTTGAGGCTATTTGTCAACCATGTTCATGCTAATATAATGTTAGTGAGATATGAATTTAGAGAAAGAAGAACAAAATAAGGATATGAATGCACTCGTATGTAAATTCATATGTAGTTCTCTCTGGTTTTAAGTCAGATACAGATATGGATTCAGACATGCATTATCTTACAACTAGCAGTACTGAATTAGGAaacctcatcagaagagaagaaaagaaaagaaacttcATGCATACGTCTTCGAGGATTTGGCAGTGGCATGTTTCCCATGTTTATTGCCCAAAGTTTTGGATGCCATAGTCCCTATCTTCTGGAGTTTCTGATGCACCGTGTTGCAGAGCTTCACACTACGGATCGGTGAGAGGCACCAGCCGATTGCATCGAGGTACCACCCACATCCTCCGGTGAAACCCACTACCATTCCTCCATCCATGGGCACTGTGAACTGGGTTCCTTCCTCCACACCAAAAGGCCCAAAAGTCCTCTTGTTGCTCTTGAATGCAAGCGACCTGATGACAGGAGAACCACCATACACTACAGGGCAGTAGTGCCCACTTACGGTCATCAGGTATTCTTCTGGATACTCCAATTTAATCTGCATGAGTTGAGCACTCGCAAGCTTAATGGTATATTACAGCTATAATAAATGCTGTTGGATCTGATTTAGTACTGGATATGGTTAGATTTTTGTGTTAAGGACATGTAATCCATGAGATATTTTAACTAAGATAAGAAGCCGATCAGGATGGATCACGACACTAATTATAAGTTATCTTATAGCTATTGTTCTAATAAGGATCAGATTCTAGAAAAGAAGATGCATACTTTTGCTGTCATGCTGCCACCATTTCCTCCATGCTTTTCTGCCAGAAAAGGCTTCCCATTCTTGTCATACTCGATCCGAATCGAGTCGATGCATCGATCGTATACGAGAGTTATCTCTCTGATGCCGGTGTAGATTCCGTCATCCCAGCCGCTTCCACCATGGCCTCCCCAGGGGCCGACCTTCACAGTCTTGCTTGATCCAAACACCTTCTGCGTTTGCCACATCAAAGACAATTCAGCATTCACGCTGAAAAATTAGCTACTgcttgaggagatttgtgacaGTGATCGGTGACCAATATGCAAATGCCAATGTTTGATCAAAATTCATAAACTTTACTACAAAAGCAGCAAGTGAGCCTTCCCTTACCATGATGACTCCCAAGGATATCAAGCAGCAAGTGATCCACTTCCTCTATGAGAAGTAAAATGGAGAGGATGATATCTGTCTATCTATATATAGAATGTGATGAAGGTGGAATTGGAATCCAGCACATCTATCCTTCCATCAGGATTCAAAAGCATAAGTGGGTATAATTAAACATAAAGTTCCAAACTTTTAAATCTACAGTTCTATGCCTAAAAGCTGAGCTATGTCTTTCACTGGATAGTTTACACTTTTTGAGTTGAATGAGCTGAATACAACCTGAGTTTATGTGcataaatttaagttttttttagcaAGTTGGCACATGTCACAGAACAAATCTTAACCAAGATCTCTGAAAAGATTCCATCCCTGTGCTTTATTCCTTTTTCAGATTTGACTCAGTTTAGATTATATTGTAATCAACATATAGTCTTCCTTCTTCCAGCTGATCCAATGGACATATTTCAGAATATTTTCTGAATGATGACAAACTTCATATCTTTTGAGTCGAGACTTGCCACAAAAATGGTTGCTGACATTTGGAGAACTGAAATTATAAAGTTGCATTTATATAGAAGCTTAAACAGGACAAGTCTCCACTTCATAGTAGATAATAGCACTAAGCATCTTCTTTTTGATTAAGATACATCAGGTTTTAACCTAAACAACTCTCTGGGAGTAGCATCTTCCTCGATTAATTTAAGAAGGCCAATTTGTAGAAGAAACAGCTCTCTGGTCTTGGTTAATTCCATTCTCTGGAAGTGAACAGGTGTCGACACCTCTCTCTTCTGGAGAACCATAGAGTTATGCAGAGTCAGAATGCTTTCTTGGTTGGCAGCAATGGCTTAGCGAGGCTGGCAGATCTCAACTGCCGATGATAGGATGAGGTTGAGTTAAAAGGCACCTGATGCCGATGCATAGTCCATTAGGAATTCGAGTTCTACTGTAAACTCATGCAGCTTGAAGGTTGCCTCTTGAATCAGTGCTTTCAGCTGACTACTGACTAGTAAGTATTCCTGATAGCACAAGGCAGCATCAAATGGTAAATTCCGTACTCCTCGACTTGTGGAGTGTAACAGAGATTTATATGAAACCTGAATAAAAATGGATATTTGAAACCCTGAGGAATTGAATTTGTCAACTCAAAGCAACTAAATCCAAAAGGAACATACCTTCAACTTAACCATGGATCTGAAGCACAAGAAATTCTCATTACAGTGTCCTGCACACACTGGACATTGTTCTAGAATGATTTTTGACCAAACATTAGCTGAAAAACTGTGGCTCATTTGCACACTCCAACAAAATCTTATATCCATCCAAATGTAGTTCTGAGACATTTACAGTAACTACTGCTAAAGCTGATATTTATACCAAAAGAGCCATAAAAGATTTCTTTCATATTAtcatatccatatataagaccagaCAATTGTGTATTGTATCACCAAATAAAAGAATAGCCTAGTGTATGACGCTTTCGAGAATATGGAATTTAGTGAGAATCGGCTAAGATGCTGTTTCCATGGCTTGAACTATAGTCGTTGAAAGTAATCTTACCTTGGCACCAAAGTTCACTCTCTATCATTGAGTAAAAGATCCAAAGTGAGTTCACAGCCCCATCAGTGAATAAGTTGAAACTCACTTTTGAAAGGACACAAGTCATGAGTCATGTTGTTGCCTCCCTTCTTGTATTGACTGGAAAATCCTTGCAGCTGACTCCGTAGCAGACCTAGAATTATGAGGCACAACCTTAATCACACGAGTCTGGCTATCTGTACCATTGGATTGTAATGGGCAATTAAGACTGCTCGCTCCAGGAGCTGTAGGAAATAGAAGAAATTGATCTCTTTCTTCTAGTTGTGCCTTCTCAGAGGGGATGTTCACTGTGCTTCCTTGAAACTCACTCTTCTTTGACACCTGAAACTTCCCAGCATGGCCAGGAAATGCTTCCTTCCTAGGAATGGGGGACATGTTACATGAGCGCCTGGAATGCTGACCGGTTTGTCCACTGGGCTGTGAACCAGCTAAATTGCTGACCTGTTTGACTGCAGAGGTAGATATGATTGGGTTCCAAGCTTGAAGGCCATAAGGTGTGGGATAATACAGGGGTGCAATTGCCGAAGGACCTGGTAAAATACCCACGTTTGGTGGCCGATGAGACGCCGAAAAACCAAATGCGGAGTTGATGAAGTCTCCTGCCACTTGAGATGCACCAAGAGGTGTGCCTCTTCCATAAAGAGGAGCCATGAAGCCACCAGTTGGTGGGCAAGGTCCCGTATAGGGTTTGTAAACAAGACCTTCCGAAGGCGACATTACAGGAACTAACCATTGGTTTCCCAGGGGAGGAAAACACAACGGTCTTGACTTGTCATCTGGAGCCATTGGCACCGGTGATGGAATACCAGAGTTGGACCCTGCTTTTGGAACTTGACCATGTGGACCTCCTTTAGACCCATCCTCACATGCGGGGAGAGCTGAAACTCCAGCAATGTTATCAGCTGGCTGCTCCTTGTTCTGTTTTGGGTTCTGAAGACCATCTTTTGGTCTAAATTCCTCAGGCTGAGGATTTGTATTACATTGAGGCAGGGTCTTATTGGGTGGTTTTACTGAACATTTGCTTAAATAAGGATTGCCTTCAAGAAGCACATGTGGTGATGCAGATATCAACTTCTGAACCTGTTTCATTTAGAATATTTACTTCAGAATCTATGTAATTCTAGCTAATCTGACGATCTATGAATATTGTAACTGTCCAAAACTAACCTTTATTACCCTATGAAGCTCAAATACTTGTATTGCAAAATCCCTTTGCTGACTGTACAAAAATTAAGAACATGCATCATCACAGAGAAGCACACAAAATCatgaaaaaattacaaaatttgaTCTAACAAATTAAAAATAGTTCTAGAATTGCTGAATAAAAGAAAAGTTTATTCATATATTTCTGTGCAATATCCAATCTAATATTTATAGATGGAGTACATATGACAGTTACGGTATGTAAGACTAAGGCACGCATACTTTGACATTCTTATATACCACAGGAGTTCCTTTATTGGGAAGAGGGTAAATCTTAGAATCACCGTAAAGCCACTGCTTTGCAACCTTGCTGATCAGGTTCAAGTTGCAAAAATGATCTCTCGTTGGTAGAAGCTTAGTGCACTGGGAGCCCTCCCTTTTCTTTTTGCTACTATCAGGTGATTTAAGTCAAAGAGTCATTTACGCAGCTCAAATGGAAATCTTAGTTTTTTTACATGTAAGAATTAATTGTATTAAGAAGCCTAGAAAATGATATCCGTTTCACCTCGACAACAAAATTTCACATAGGTTCTATTCAACATTGGGAAAACTATGTTTGGTTTATGATGTACCACTAATATATAATATGGGACTTCTAGGGTCCAATTTAGATGAGTTTAAAACTGATCAGTTGAAATTCACCAGGCCCAAGTGTGCTCATGAGACAAACTTGCAGAAATATCAATCCAATTCTGATAAGCAGGAGGGAACTAATCAGGCTGTTCTGGTTTGGCAAAAAGTTGCATTACTGCCATTACTACAGACAACAAGAAACAAGCCAGTAGAAAATTTATTCTctctaaaaaagaaaagaataaatgaTAAATTTACTTTAGtgcatttttcttatttttattcttttctcaTTTTTGTATATCCCTAGTTTTCTTGTACTTTGAGAGATTTTAAAATGGGGAAGGGGGTAGTAATTGAGaaatcaattaatcaatgaaCCTATGAATGAACAAAATTATTTGTTACACATTATGTCAGAGACTGATGACAGGCCACAGTTTTTTTCTTCCGATGGTATAATTTCATTGTCCAAGTGTAAAGGTGTGATGAGAGGCCAgtcattatttattttctattatcTTTTAGAATTATTATTTTCTCAAGCTCTCTCTTTCCCTTCCTTTATTCtcgaataaaataaaatactttcTGTGCTTGTCATAAGCTTGTTCTACTTTAAATTGTCAACATGATATCAATCGAGCCATGATTGTAGCCACAACCTGGGCCACTTGGTAGTTAAAAGAAGACAACAATCATAGGGAAGATAAGGGACaattttttaggattttcaaacAAAAAAAGTCTGCCAAATAACAAACATATTTTTTAGATTTCACTAAAAAAAGGGCATTAGCCAAGTTCCCGCCAATGCGGGGTTTGGAGAGGTTTAATGTATGCAGCCttgcctttaaatatttaaagagactatTTTTATGACTCAAACTCTGGTCTCCCTAGTCGCCAAGGAGCAACCTTACCGTTGTACCCAGACTCACCCTTATTTATTAGTGAAATCTAGAAAGATTTCAGTAATAGTTTGAAATGAATAATAAACTCCATGCTCAAGCAAATTACAATCAAGAATGCATGCATGCAAAATATGGATGATCACATTTCATGTGCATTAAAAGAATATACATTTTAAAGAATACGCATACATTGATAGTAAAATACTACGTACTTGATAATAGCTCTTCGGGCTTTCCAAAAATGCTTTGAACCAATCACTCCAACAATATCATCTGGGGATATCACCAAACCGGACACTGTGTCCACCATTAAGGGCTCAGATGCATCATCTTTTCTTTCTAAATCTCTAAATTCCAATAACCCATTTTTCTTTGCACTGTCCTCTTTGTGGCAATTCCCAGAAATATCTGTAGCTCTATGACCTTTTCCGGGTAAAGCTTTAGAGCATAATTGACTTCTGGTCTTCATAGCCTCACCATCATTAATAACAGCAATATCATTCAAGCGTTGAGTTCCACTCTGATCACCTTTTCCATGACACAATACTGTATCGCCATTCATTGATTTCTCagttaaatgcaaaccgattgtATCATCTCTAGCTAAAGAATCTTTCAAACTGTTTGATCTCTCACCAGTTGTATGGGATGAAAACTTTTCTTTGGCTTCTTTGGGTTCTCCGATTGTTGAAGTTTCTTTGGGTTCTTCAATTGTTGAAGTTTCTTTAGGAAATTTTCCACTATGAATTCTATTAGAATTTTTTGATTTAATGCAAGCAATAACGGTTTGTTGTGAGGGCGTCTTGTTTGACTTTGGGAACTGAACCGAAGAATTGATCCTAGCAGAAGGAATCTTCTGTAGTTGCTGGGAATTTAAGGTAGTTGACTTACCTGGATCAGTCATGTGTGTATCTCTTTTCGAGGATGCAAGAATTCCCGAATGATCTATATTATCATCCATGTCATCCACATCAACCATTATCTTCCCACCAGAAATGTTCACACTAGGGCTGTGTGGTCTCAGTGGGCTACATTCAGCAACTGATCTTGTACCGAACAAATTTCCAGAACTTACTCGCTTCATAAATTTTCTCTTGAATTCCATCCTCGTTGCAATATCATTTGTTTCGTCAGGTGTACGAGATTTAACTATCTCTGCTGAATGAAAAGACACTTGAGGAGAAATGTACAATGGAGAAAGCATAATCCTTTGATGGTCACATCCCTAAAACAGAACAACAAAAGCTTGTTAGCAGTGATTAACTTGACAGAGAAATAACAAATGTAATGACCGTCACAATATAACCATGgttaaaaaaatcaaatgttgATGTTTAAGGTTCTTAGAGAGATATACTCAGAAGTTGAGATGATCATTTTCCTTTTGGTCAAAATATCTCCCACAATATGAAGACAATTCTAGACATAAATTTAATTTCTTTCGACACCAAGTGAGGGTTGGCCTTAGTACAAGAGCAATGTTGGCCTCGGTGACCAAGGTTCAGATCAGGGAAACAACTTCTCTGCATGCGAAGGTAACCCTTTACAGACTCATACTGGAGGGAGATCAGTGCATTGGGTTGCTCCCCAATACCCTTCTTGCCACTAACGACAGCCGATACCCATACCCATAGCAACCATGCAATAATACCTCTGACATGTTAAAGGTTCAAAGCAGGAAGACACAATGGTCGATTGGAGCCAGTTCGTGAGGTCAAGCATATATGCTATTGAAGCAAGCCAGgattcaatgtgaaaattcatcgACACTTTTAAACATGAAATGTAGCAGTAAATGGGATATTCTGTGGCTTCAGTATCATCCAAATTATCTCAAAATTGATTGTTGGTCATTATCTCATATGATAGAGCATCGTTTCTATGTAAAATGCCAAAAACAAAGGTGAAGAAGCAGAGGAAAACAACTACAAGAGAACAAAACAGTAGCAATAGAGGAAAATGATTGACATGAGTAATGAAGTCCGTTCAAGCAAAGTCAATTGTCCAGCCCTGTTAACTTctcaaagaagaagaagtaataatcaGATGCAATATAGCAGCAACATAAGCAGCAGTTCCATATGCTAGAAGTTGGCGGTAAGGGAAAGCTATGTGACAACCGCACTGACCTTGCTTGGCGAAAAGGAAGGGGATAAGTCGCTGGAGCTGTGAGGAGGCAGTGATAGGGTGGAGGATGCCAAGTTGAGCCTCTGAGACGGGATACTAAGCTGCTCATACAACGACATCTTGTTTCTCGGCGGCGCCCTCGGCCCCCCTTTCTCTGCATCATTCACATGGAGCCTCGGAAACAGAGGCCCcatgacctcctcctcctctgcccctTTCATGTCTCTCAACTCCGCAATCTCATCAAGACACGCAGCTCGAACAGTCACATCCCTAACCCACCAGCTGC
Above is a genomic segment from Musa acuminata AAA Group cultivar baxijiao chromosome BXJ3-4, Cavendish_Baxijiao_AAA, whole genome shotgun sequence containing:
- the LOC103971786 gene encoding jacalin-related lectin 19 isoform X4 encodes the protein MKVFGSSKTVKVGPWGGHGGSGWDDGIYTGIREITLVYDRCIDSIRIEYDKNGKPFLAEKHGGNGGSMTAKIKLEYPEEYLMTVSGHYCPVVYGGSPVIRSLAFKSNKRTFGPFGVEEGTQFTVPMDGGMVVGFTGGCGWYLDAIGWCLSPIRSVKLCNTVHQKLQKIGTMASKTLGNKHGKHATAKSSKTYA
- the LOC103971786 gene encoding jacalin-related lectin 19 isoform X3 yields the protein MWQTQKVFGSSKTVKVGPWGGHGGSGWDDGIYTGIREITLVYDRCIDSIRIEYDKNGKPFLAEKHGGNGGSMTAKIKLEYPEEYLMTVSGHYCPVVYGGSPVIRSLAFKSNKRTFGPFGVEEGTQFTVPMDGGMVVGFTGGCGWYLDAIGWCLSPIRSVKLCNTVHQKLQKIGTMASKTLGNKHGKHATAKSSKTYA
- the LOC103971786 gene encoding ELF3-like protein 2 isoform X2, with the protein product MKGAEEEEVMGPLFPRLHVNDAEKGGPRAPPRNKMSLYEQLSIPSQRLNLASSTLSLPPHSSSDLSPSFSPSKGCDHQRIMLSPLYISPQVSFHSGILASSKRDTHMTDPGKSTTLNSQQLQKIPSARINSSVQFPKSNKTPSQQTVIACIKSKNSNRIHSGKFPKETSTIEEPKETSTIGEPKEAKEKFSSHTTGERSNSLKDSLARDDTIGLHLTEKSMNGDTVLCHGKGDQSGTQRLNDIAVINDGEAMKTRSQLCSKALPGKGHRATDISGNCHKEDSAKKNGLLEFRDLERKDDASEPLMVDTVSGLVISPDDIVGVIGSKHFWKARRAIINQQRDFAIQVFELHRVIKVQKLISASPHVLLEGNPYLSKCSVKPPNKTLPQCNTNPQPEEFRPKDGLQNPKQNKEQPADNIAGVSALPACEDGSKGGPHGQVPKAGSNSGIPSPVPMAPDDKSRPLCFPPLGNQWLVPVMSPSEGLVYKPYTGPCPPTGGFMAPLYGRGTPLGASQVAGDFINSAFGFSASHRPPNVGILPGPSAIAPLYYPTPYGLQAWNPIISTSAVKQVSNLAGSQPSGQTGQHSRRSCNMSPIPRKEAFPGHAGKFQVSKKSEFQGSTVNIPSEKAQLEERDQFLLFPTAPGASSLNCPLQSNGTDSQTRVIKVVPHNSRSATESAARIFQSIQEGRQQHDS
- the LOC103971786 gene encoding ELF3-like protein 2 isoform X1 produces the protein MKGAEEEEVMGPLFPRLHVNDAEKGGPRAPPRNKMSLYEQLSIPSQRLNLASSTLSLPPHSSSDLSPSFSPSKGCDHQRIMLSPLYISPQVSFHSAEIVKSRTPDETNDIATRMEFKRKFMKRVSSGNLFGTRSVAECSPLRPHSPSVNISGGKIMVDVDDMDDNIDHSGILASSKRDTHMTDPGKSTTLNSQQLQKIPSARINSSVQFPKSNKTPSQQTVIACIKSKNSNRIHSGKFPKETSTIEEPKETSTIGEPKEAKEKFSSHTTGERSNSLKDSLARDDTIGLHLTEKSMNGDTVLCHGKGDQSGTQRLNDIAVINDGEAMKTRSQLCSKALPGKGHRATDISGNCHKEDSAKKNGLLEFRDLERKDDASEPLMVDTVSGLVISPDDIVGVIGSKHFWKARRAIINQQRDFAIQVFELHRVIKVQKLISASPHVLLEGNPYLSKCSVKPPNKTLPQCNTNPQPEEFRPKDGLQNPKQNKEQPADNIAGVSALPACEDGSKGGPHGQVPKAGSNSGIPSPVPMAPDDKSRPLCFPPLGNQWLVPVMSPSEGLVYKPYTGPCPPTGGFMAPLYGRGTPLGASQVAGDFINSAFGFSASHRPPNVGILPGPSAIAPLYYPTPYGLQAWNPIISTSAVKQVSNLAGSQPSGQTGQHSRRSCNMSPIPRKEAFPGHAGKFQVSKKSEFQGSTVNIPSEKAQLEERDQFLLFPTAPGASSLNCPLQSNGTDSQTRVIKVVPHNSRSATESAARIFQSIQEGRQQHDS